Proteins encoded within one genomic window of Spirulina major PCC 6313:
- a CDS encoding DUF3318 domain-containing protein: protein MTSYAAASARAEMSELRRLKTLLPPELQSWVMVEATTEVNPPLVRCEELGRDEIEIQIDLAKWDNLAIDQRNLLFWHEVGRIQNDTIPKEGWEMAALAIGLGGAVGELWVQDGLLLLLALALCGVSGFRLWQKNNGDKRLEEALEADQRAIALATRFGYSLPNAYKSLGSALKTLVEQTPNRRVRKRYETRLQALRRSANKAKSKMETKVPENRPML, encoded by the coding sequence GCCGCCGCTTCTGCCCGCGCCGAAATGAGTGAGCTTCGGCGTTTAAAAACCCTTCTACCGCCTGAGCTACAAAGCTGGGTGATGGTGGAAGCAACCACCGAAGTCAATCCGCCCCTCGTGCGCTGTGAAGAATTGGGACGGGACGAAATTGAAATCCAAATCGATCTAGCCAAGTGGGATAACCTGGCGATCGATCAGCGTAACCTCTTGTTTTGGCATGAAGTGGGGCGGATTCAAAACGACACGATTCCGAAAGAAGGATGGGAAATGGCCGCCCTCGCCATTGGCCTAGGCGGGGCTGTGGGTGAACTGTGGGTGCAAGATGGTCTTTTGCTCCTCCTGGCGTTGGCCCTCTGTGGGGTTTCGGGCTTTCGCCTCTGGCAGAAAAACAATGGTGATAAACGGCTCGAAGAAGCCCTCGAAGCCGATCAACGAGCGATCGCCCTCGCCACCCGCTTCGGCTACAGCCTCCCCAACGCCTATAAGAGCCTCGGCAGCGCCCTCAAAACCTTAGTGGAGCAAACCCCCAACCGCCGCGTCCGGAAGCGTTACGAAACCCGCCTCCAAGCCCTCCGCCGCAGTGCCAACAAGGCCAAGTCCAAAATGGAAACGAAAGTGCCGGAAAACCGCCCGATGCTCTAG